The following proteins come from a genomic window of Proteiniphilum propionicum:
- a CDS encoding primase-helicase family protein, protein MGNKREYIRVGTTLYKNVRRPLISGDFIEEKIVWSYEALRQDYGKNSLPEIGKYDGFCIIPSHIDYRQVYGTFLNQYEPIGHTPCEDDFPYIRLFLEHIFEEQIELGFDYIQLLYVRPTQMLPILLLVSNERETGKTTFLKFLKALFGKNATFNTNEDFKSQFNADWANRLLILVDELLLNRMEDTEKIKNLSTAGDYKIEAKGKDRREIEFFAKFVLCSNNEKNPIIIPREEIRFWVRKVKPVEKDITSLKELMTREIPFFLHFLKNRKLSTQNESRMWFKPSLLETPALNKIKKYNSSKVEIEMAAYCAEVMERLNLTRIYCCPKDLLDVVRNAGLKADLPQIRNILKDNWKLRSDHNSDYTFYSIGLSGEISSLDRKGRYLEVGKSVIDKILL, encoded by the coding sequence ATGGGAAATAAAAGAGAATATATCCGTGTCGGGACAACCCTGTACAAGAATGTAAGGCGACCACTGATCAGTGGCGATTTTATCGAGGAGAAGATTGTCTGGAGCTATGAAGCACTACGGCAGGATTACGGGAAAAACAGTCTCCCCGAAATCGGGAAATACGACGGCTTTTGCATCATACCCAGTCATATAGACTACCGGCAGGTATATGGAACTTTCCTCAACCAATACGAACCTATTGGCCATACACCATGCGAGGATGATTTTCCTTATATTCGGCTATTTCTGGAACACATTTTCGAGGAACAGATAGAGTTGGGATTTGACTATATCCAACTATTGTATGTCCGTCCGACACAAATGCTGCCCATCCTCTTACTCGTTTCCAATGAAAGGGAAACAGGCAAGACAACGTTCCTGAAATTCCTGAAAGCATTATTCGGGAAGAATGCCACATTCAACACGAACGAGGATTTTAAAAGCCAGTTCAATGCCGACTGGGCAAACCGGCTGTTGATCCTTGTTGATGAGTTGCTGTTGAACAGGATGGAGGATACCGAGAAGATAAAGAACCTGTCAACAGCCGGAGATTACAAGATTGAAGCCAAGGGGAAAGACCGTCGTGAGATCGAGTTCTTTGCCAAGTTCGTACTCTGTTCCAATAATGAAAAGAACCCGATTATCATCCCGAGGGAAGAAATCCGTTTCTGGGTTCGTAAAGTCAAACCGGTCGAAAAGGATATAACTTCCCTGAAAGAGTTGATGACGAGGGAAATACCCTTTTTCCTTCATTTTCTGAAGAACCGAAAGCTATCCACCCAAAACGAATCCCGCATGTGGTTCAAGCCCTCGTTGCTTGAAACCCCTGCCCTGAATAAGATAAAGAAATACAATTCGAGCAAGGTCGAGATTGAAATGGCCGCCTATTGTGCAGAGGTCATGGAGCGGCTCAACCTGACCAGAATCTATTGTTGTCCGAAAGATCTCCTTGATGTCGTACGGAATGCAGGATTGAAGGCAGACCTTCCTCAAATCCGGAACATTCTAAAGGATAACTGGAAGCTTCGTTCGGATCATAACAGTGACTATACATTTTATAGTATCGGCCTTAGCGGGGAGATAAGTTCACTGGATAGAAAAGGACGGTATCTGGAGGTAGGGAAAAGCGTGATCGATAAAATCTTGTTGTAA
- a CDS encoding toprim domain-containing protein produces the protein MNTDNIKNIQIRDYLKSRGFNPAKEYSGYGMYRSPFRDESTPSLKVDYAKNLWYDFGSDEGGSIIDLVMKMDGYTFNDAIEHLREQPFIPVEEQLSLSFHRNPERNSGITLMEDKPLEHPRLLEYLQIRKINADIALEQCREIHYSAAGNIYYAIGFANDAGGYELRNPAFKGCIAPKDITRIRQESGKESCFVFEGFMDYLSLLTIRKQLNPEYPSSNRHDSIILNSTANQQKALPLLADYQQIHCFFDNDKAGMTVFRKLQKELGCRVRNSSHHYSGYKDLNEYLCAGAHLKHSRSPKQPVQKPKRGLGI, from the coding sequence ATGAATACGGACAATATAAAAAACATACAAATAAGGGATTACCTGAAAAGTCGAGGATTTAACCCCGCAAAGGAATATTCCGGTTATGGAATGTACAGGAGCCCATTCAGGGATGAGAGTACACCGAGCCTCAAAGTCGATTATGCCAAAAATCTATGGTACGACTTCGGAAGCGATGAGGGAGGGAGCATCATCGACCTGGTGATGAAGATGGACGGATACACTTTTAATGACGCCATCGAACATCTAAGGGAACAGCCGTTCATACCCGTGGAGGAACAACTATCCCTTTCCTTTCACCGGAATCCTGAAAGGAACAGCGGGATCACCCTGATGGAAGATAAACCGCTGGAACATCCCCGGCTGTTGGAGTACCTGCAAATCCGGAAGATCAATGCGGATATCGCACTGGAACAATGCAGGGAGATACACTACAGCGCAGCAGGAAACATCTACTATGCCATCGGCTTTGCCAACGATGCCGGAGGCTATGAACTACGCAACCCGGCATTCAAGGGATGCATCGCCCCCAAGGATATCACCCGTATCCGGCAGGAAAGCGGAAAGGAAAGCTGTTTCGTTTTCGAGGGATTTATGGACTACCTTTCCCTACTTACCATACGCAAGCAGCTCAATCCCGAATATCCAAGTTCGAACCGGCATGACAGTATCATTCTCAACTCGACGGCAAACCAGCAGAAAGCATTACCGCTATTAGCGGACTACCAACAGATACATTGTTTCTTTGACAATGACAAGGCAGGGATGACCGTTTTCAGGAAACTGCAAAAGGAACTGGGTTGCCGTGTGCGGAATTCCTCGCACCATTATTCGGGGTACAAGGACTTGAATGAATACTTGTGCGCAGGGGCACATTTGAAACACAGCCGATCCCCTAAGCAGCCAGTCCAAAAACCAAAAAG
- a CDS encoding helix-turn-helix domain-containing protein — MEKIIITTPDELKALVKEAVHGLLPAPAEQKNDTDAANLVEILAFLKENGYPTSRGKMYKLTSAGDIPHRMYNGKLVFSRKEVLKWAASQTRNRHDYSEITRTVARSARRKMK; from the coding sequence ATGGAGAAAATTATTATCACAACACCCGACGAATTGAAAGCGCTGGTAAAGGAGGCGGTACACGGGTTGCTACCGGCACCGGCAGAACAAAAGAACGATACGGATGCCGCCAACCTTGTGGAGATACTCGCCTTCCTGAAAGAAAACGGTTATCCCACATCCAGAGGGAAGATGTACAAGCTCACTTCCGCAGGAGATATCCCGCACCGGATGTATAACGGCAAACTTGTCTTTTCACGGAAAGAGGTACTGAAATGGGCTGCAAGCCAGACACGAAACCGACATGACTATAGTGAAATCACCCGAACCGTTGCCCGTAGCGCACGCAGGAAAATGAAATGA